The proteins below come from a single Cylindrospermopsis raciborskii Cr2010 genomic window:
- a CDS encoding tetratricopeptide repeat protein: protein MDNNLIIIYLSVFVGLLLFAAISVFRQVLKTRKTENSLARLNNKLTKEKGSAQEYYELASIYSEKKVFSQAITLYQKAIKAAEEEEEKDIAPVYNALGYVYFCQDQYDLAIRQYKEAIKLKPDYVTALNNLAHAYEKKKLPSQALQTYQEAVKFNPSNSIAKRRIQSLKRLVSN from the coding sequence ATGGATAACAACCTAATTATCATTTATCTTTCAGTATTTGTTGGGTTACTTTTGTTTGCGGCCATTAGTGTTTTTCGTCAGGTTCTCAAAACCCGCAAAACTGAAAACTCCCTTGCACGCTTAAACAATAAATTGACGAAGGAAAAGGGTTCCGCCCAGGAATATTACGAACTAGCAAGTATTTATTCCGAGAAAAAGGTTTTTAGTCAGGCTATTACCCTTTACCAAAAGGCTATTAAAGCAGCTGAAGAAGAGGAAGAAAAAGATATTGCTCCTGTATATAATGCCCTAGGTTATGTTTACTTCTGTCAAGACCAATATGATTTAGCTATTAGACAATATAAAGAAGCAATCAAGTTAAAACCAGACTATGTTACTGCTTTGAATAATCTTGCCCACGCCTACGAGAAGAAAAAGCTCCCCTCGCAAGCTTTACAAACTTACCAAGAAGCAGTTAAATTCAACCCGAGTAATTCTATTGCCAAAAGACGTATTCAGTCTTTGAAAAGACTGGTCTCTAACTGA
- a CDS encoding transporter substrate-binding domain-containing protein gives MKFFLFLLSFLPLTILLFSCVLLPLPGIINTSLAATMQEIQERGYITIAVKDNTPPLAFRDKQGNLQGLEIDLAKRLARDLLGDSPSSRVKLQVKFQPVTNVERLPAVFNHKVDLAIARVTATPSRSRIVSLSIPYYYDGTAIVTKNPAIQKLSDLNKRRICVLNYSSTIPHVKYAIPQGELVGVNSYLEAKKLLDNGQVDACAADSTVFQGWIEPQYSQYKILLDRLSVEPLSIVMPKGLQYDDLRTRVNDLIADYMAQGWLKSLY, from the coding sequence ATGAAATTTTTCCTTTTTTTGTTAAGTTTCCTCCCCCTAACCATCTTACTTTTTTCCTGCGTGCTTTTACCCTTACCTGGCATAATAAATACCAGCTTGGCAGCAACCATGCAGGAAATTCAAGAAAGGGGGTACATAACCATTGCGGTGAAGGATAACACTCCTCCCCTAGCATTTAGGGATAAACAGGGCAATTTACAGGGTCTGGAAATTGATTTGGCCAAACGTTTGGCTAGGGACTTGTTGGGTGATTCCCCAAGTTCCAGGGTTAAATTGCAAGTTAAATTCCAACCGGTAACTAATGTTGAACGTTTACCAGCAGTATTCAACCATAAGGTGGATTTAGCCATAGCAAGAGTCACTGCTACTCCATCTCGTTCCCGCATAGTTAGCTTGAGTATACCTTATTACTATGATGGCACAGCTATAGTGACAAAAAACCCTGCTATTCAAAAACTATCAGACCTCAATAAGCGTCGGATTTGCGTACTCAACTATTCCAGCACTATTCCCCATGTTAAATATGCTATTCCCCAAGGGGAGTTGGTGGGCGTGAATTCTTACCTAGAAGCCAAAAAACTATTAGATAATGGTCAAGTAGACGCTTGTGCAGCAGACTCTACTGTATTCCAAGGTTGGATAGAACCACAATATAGCCAATACAAAATACTACTGGACAGACTGTCAGTAGAGCCATTATCAATAGTGATGCCCAAAGGATTGCAGTATGATGACCTAAGAACAAGAGTGAATGACTTAATAGCTGATTACATGGCGCAAGGTTGGTTGAAGAGTCTCTATTAA
- the rplT gene encoding 50S ribosomal protein L20, producing MTRVKRGNVARNRRNKILKLAKGFRGSHSTLFRTANQQVMKALRSAYRDRKKKKRDFRRLWITRINAASRQQGLSYSQLIGNLKKANVELNRKMLAQLAVLDPTTFAKVAELASSVKGN from the coding sequence ATGACTCGTGTAAAACGCGGTAATGTTGCTCGTAACCGTCGCAACAAAATCCTTAAATTAGCCAAGGGTTTTCGTGGATCCCATTCTACCCTATTTAGAACTGCTAATCAACAAGTAATGAAGGCACTCAGAAGTGCCTATAGAGATAGAAAAAAGAAAAAGCGTGATTTTCGTCGTTTGTGGATTACAAGAATTAACGCTGCTTCTAGACAACAAGGTTTAAGCTACAGTCAGTTAATTGGCAACTTGAAAAAAGCTAATGTGGAGTTGAACCGGAAAATGTTAGCACAATTGGCAGTGTTAGATCCTACTACTTTTGCTAAGGTAGCTGAATTAGCGAGTTCTGTAAAAGGTAATTAG
- the rpmI gene encoding 50S ribosomal protein L35, giving the protein MPKLKTRKAAAKRFRVTGSGKIVRRKAFKNHLLEHKTSGKKRSLSKMAVVDERDEDNVRLMLPYL; this is encoded by the coding sequence ATGCCTAAACTCAAGACCCGAAAAGCTGCAGCAAAAAGATTCCGCGTTACTGGTAGCGGTAAAATTGTGCGTCGCAAAGCCTTCAAAAACCATTTGTTAGAACATAAAACATCTGGCAAGAAGCGTAGTCTGTCAAAAATGGCAGTTGTTGACGAAAGGGATGAAGATAATGTGCGCTTAATGTTGCCCTATCTATAA
- a CDS encoding nucleotidyltransferase family protein, with product MEAKMGELKIREDIYIMFDYTKAKEFYLDKQRSLQDERHLLWQKAKLDSERIVAMIIQDYAPKQIIQWGSVLAPEHFSSVSDIDLAVLGIEPLVFLRLFADAEAMTNFSLDLIRWEDIHPAFQQILLLKGKVIYAS from the coding sequence ATGGAAGCTAAAATGGGAGAATTAAAAATTAGGGAGGATATATATATAATGTTTGATTATACTAAGGCAAAGGAATTCTATCTGGATAAACAAAGGTCACTTCAAGATGAGCGTCACCTTCTTTGGCAAAAGGCTAAACTGGACTCGGAAAGAATTGTCGCCATGATTATTCAGGACTACGCGCCAAAACAAATTATTCAGTGGGGGTCAGTTTTAGCGCCAGAACATTTCTCCTCTGTCTCTGATATTGATTTGGCAGTGTTGGGTATTGAACCTTTGGTTTTTCTTCGCTTGTTTGCAGATGCAGAAGCTATGACTAACTTTTCTTTAGATTTGATTCGTTGGGAAGACATTCATCCTGCTTTTCAACAAATCCTATTGCTTAAGGGTAAGGTCATTTATGCATCATGA
- a CDS encoding ribonuclease toxin HepT-like protein, which translates to MHHDSLPVLIAEIEESQKVLTDLEKLYNTYKPFFTDESKRDIRDAVLLADIFCNTYTCLETIFLRISREFENHLDDSQWHKELLRKMRIEIPGIRQALLSHHSYQLLDELRRFRHFKRYYYDFNYDWSRLDYLANIYERAIALVFNELTSYIAFLQNLINI; encoded by the coding sequence ATGCATCATGATAGTTTACCAGTTCTAATTGCAGAAATTGAAGAAAGTCAAAAGGTATTGACAGATTTGGAAAAATTATATAATACCTATAAACCATTTTTTACCGATGAGAGCAAACGAGATATTCGGGATGCAGTTTTGCTGGCGGATATCTTTTGTAATACTTATACTTGTTTAGAAACTATATTTCTACGCATCTCTAGAGAATTTGAAAACCACCTGGATGATTCCCAATGGCATAAAGAACTGCTGCGCAAAATGCGGATTGAGATTCCCGGAATTCGTCAAGCTCTTTTGTCCCACCACTCCTACCAACTATTGGATGAGTTACGACGATTCCGTCACTTTAAAAGATATTACTACGATTTTAACTATGATTGGTCTCGTTTGGACTATTTAGCCAATATTTATGAAAGGGCAATAGCTCTGGTCTTTAATGAATTAACAAGCTATATAGCTTTTTTACAGAACTTGATTAACATTTAA
- a CDS encoding DMT family transporter, with amino-acid sequence MLEQPGLPLNSTKNYSFSWAFVWLLLGVFILSFGAIFTRLSENELGPAGTSFNRYYIATIVLALWEGTQYGMNNSSNPNKSIQLKDWGIFLLSSVLGTATIFLWALSLTQTSVANSNLLHNFTPIFAVLGGWLFFGQRFDYKFVLGMTLAIIGVAIISFGDFQEAVNSLYGDCLALLSAVFYALNYLVRENLRSKFSASTILLRTCLLGGCFTFLITLTTETQLFPTSWQTWLTVISLGVLCQIIGQGLLIHNLKQFSSGFVTLLMLIEPLLTALFAWVIFGEKLSPLNWIAFFLILTGIYIAKLSIGSVKLTEETSGD; translated from the coding sequence ATGCTTGAGCAACCAGGTTTACCACTAAATAGTACCAAAAACTATTCATTTTCATGGGCTTTTGTTTGGTTATTATTAGGAGTTTTTATTTTATCCTTTGGGGCAATTTTTACTCGACTGAGCGAAAACGAACTTGGACCAGCAGGAACTAGTTTTAATCGTTATTACATAGCTACAATTGTTTTGGCTCTGTGGGAAGGAACTCAATATGGGATGAATAATTCATCTAACCCGAATAAATCCATTCAGTTGAAAGATTGGGGAATTTTTCTTTTGTCATCAGTATTAGGAACGGCTACTATTTTTCTTTGGGCTTTGTCATTAACTCAAACCAGCGTTGCTAATTCTAATTTACTCCATAATTTCACCCCTATCTTTGCTGTATTAGGTGGATGGCTGTTCTTTGGTCAACGTTTTGATTATAAGTTTGTATTGGGAATGACGTTAGCAATCATTGGGGTAGCTATCATCAGTTTTGGAGATTTTCAAGAAGCAGTTAACTCCCTTTATGGTGATTGTTTAGCTCTTCTATCTGCTGTTTTTTATGCTCTCAATTATCTAGTTCGAGAAAATCTTCGTTCCAAATTTTCAGCCTCCACTATATTACTGCGGACTTGCTTATTGGGTGGATGCTTTACTTTCTTAATTACATTAACTACTGAAACCCAATTATTTCCAACCTCTTGGCAAACTTGGCTCACAGTTATTTCTCTAGGGGTTTTGTGTCAAATTATAGGACAGGGATTACTAATTCATAATCTTAAGCAATTTTCTTCGGGTTTTGTGACGCTTTTAATGCTCATTGAACCTTTGCTAACAGCTTTATTCGCTTGGGTAATTTTTGGAGAAAAATTGAGCCCTCTTAATTGGATAGCATTTTTTCTGATTTTAACAGGTATATATATAGCAAAATTAAGCATTGGTTCAGTAAAGCTGACTGAGGAAACCTCAGGAGACTGA
- a CDS encoding FAD-dependent oxidoreductase, translating to MTAYNKFKEIHAEFGSQETGVYLRDSYFYFRDILENRPADFRKMNELKDKVDGFERGLHIVKETIDLTFQGGIKDAFKHMAPMANTDVYMKWLLQYVKDIGCEIIQEKITVNVVQNEHELLRRFNAKAIVNCAGLGSIATTGDTSMYPLRGALVRVKNLGGVITDAHCISHDETSSSEQDIIFIVPRGDDLVVLGGLAQQDQWDTNLSLEVPIIRQMYDGCLQFLQELRPLPLDEQEPVRTGLRPFTEENVCVERVPNTRVFYNYGHGGAGVTLSWGCSQEIVELVQEMIREDANPVAFLSNKIDTNKQTIFVLHDMLPSKTDFREIQSSNRNLVLLCSRRGISKVIPSQYQHLNLVQIVEPYNLQNLLQTYQQIKAAYGLLDDNCRIVTNDEYSVLLAAQLRETLNLAGDRPTMIRQFTDKSYLKSALKNSSIRVPKHLIFNQSQYRQEGISYLQFVIKELGNDIFVKPVIGAGSEKTRRIHTIDELKAWCNSNVDSDDEFEFNEFIRGELYNTSVVMKNGLPCYFAACKHYRPNDDFIYGHAIGNIVVREEDPKFEKLRQFSSDTLQSLEHDYPKNGVLNIDFFLQEGSEEPILMEVAARTPGGLVSKMFYTYQGVRLNELHLQLQMGDDPEIILKNRSEWKYSAYSIHPKQEGVVTEIEKPILDSDVEVYWQIYLGETLKVSESMRDVAIAMLLSNHDFSTLEQDYKLANSLSLYKTKKDSFQELKAVFVALTV from the coding sequence ATGACCGCTTACAATAAATTCAAGGAAATACACGCAGAGTTTGGTTCACAAGAAACAGGCGTTTATTTAAGAGACTCCTATTTTTATTTCCGAGATATTTTGGAAAATCGACCCGCTGATTTTCGCAAGATGAATGAACTCAAGGACAAGGTTGATGGATTTGAAAGAGGATTACACATCGTTAAAGAAACCATTGATTTAACTTTCCAAGGAGGCATAAAAGATGCTTTTAAGCATATGGCTCCCATGGCAAATACTGATGTCTACATGAAGTGGTTACTGCAATACGTCAAGGATATTGGATGTGAAATCATCCAGGAAAAAATTACTGTCAATGTAGTTCAAAATGAGCACGAACTTCTCCGTCGCTTCAATGCAAAAGCAATTGTTAATTGTGCGGGACTAGGTTCTATCGCAACTACAGGAGATACTTCCATGTATCCCTTGAGAGGCGCACTTGTCAGAGTTAAAAATTTAGGTGGAGTGATCACAGATGCTCATTGCATTTCCCACGATGAAACTTCATCCTCTGAACAAGACATTATTTTCATTGTTCCTAGAGGGGATGATTTAGTAGTTTTAGGAGGATTAGCACAGCAAGACCAATGGGATACAAACTTATCTTTGGAAGTGCCAATTATTCGACAGATGTATGATGGTTGTTTGCAATTTCTCCAAGAATTAAGACCACTCCCACTTGATGAACAAGAGCCTGTAAGAACTGGTTTGCGACCATTTACAGAAGAAAATGTTTGTGTAGAAAGAGTGCCAAATACTCGGGTATTTTATAATTATGGACATGGAGGAGCAGGTGTAACTCTATCATGGGGATGTTCACAAGAAATTGTCGAGTTGGTACAAGAAATGATCCGCGAAGATGCCAATCCAGTTGCCTTTTTGAGTAATAAAATAGATACCAATAAGCAGACTATTTTCGTGCTGCATGATATGCTCCCCAGCAAAACTGATTTTAGAGAGATTCAATCAAGCAATAGAAATCTAGTTTTACTCTGTAGTAGGAGAGGAATAAGTAAGGTTATACCCTCCCAGTATCAACACTTGAACCTTGTGCAGATTGTAGAACCCTATAATTTGCAAAATCTCCTCCAAACCTATCAACAAATTAAGGCAGCTTATGGACTACTGGATGATAATTGTCGGATTGTCACCAATGATGAGTATTCCGTACTATTAGCCGCACAGTTACGTGAAACCCTAAATTTAGCTGGCGATCGCCCCACAATGATCCGCCAATTTACTGACAAGAGTTACCTCAAATCTGCCCTCAAAAATTCATCCATTCGTGTACCAAAGCATCTAATTTTTAATCAGAGCCAATACCGCCAGGAGGGAATTTCTTACTTACAGTTTGTCATCAAAGAACTGGGTAATGACATTTTTGTCAAGCCTGTCATTGGTGCGGGAAGCGAAAAAACTAGAAGAATACATACTATTGATGAATTGAAAGCTTGGTGTAACAGCAATGTAGATTCTGATGATGAATTTGAATTTAATGAATTTATCAGAGGCGAATTATACAATACAAGTGTTGTCATGAAAAATGGTCTACCTTGTTATTTTGCTGCTTGCAAACACTACCGACCTAATGATGATTTCATTTACGGTCATGCAATCGGGAATATTGTTGTTAGAGAGGAAGATCCAAAATTTGAGAAACTGCGACAATTCTCCAGTGATACGTTGCAAAGTTTAGAACACGATTATCCCAAAAATGGTGTACTCAACATTGATTTCTTCCTACAAGAAGGCAGTGAAGAACCAATTCTCATGGAAGTAGCAGCACGCACTCCTGGCGGCCTTGTATCAAAAATGTTCTACACATATCAAGGAGTACGTCTCAACGAATTACATCTCCAATTACAGATGGGAGATGATCCTGAAATCATCCTCAAAAACAGAAGTGAATGGAAGTATAGTGCTTACTCGATTCATCCAAAGCAGGAGGGTGTGGTGACAGAAATTGAGAAGCCAATTCTCGACAGTGACGTGGAAGTTTATTGGCAGATTTATCTGGGAGAGACACTCAAGGTATCAGAAAGTATGAGAGATGTTGCTATTGCCATGCTTTTGAGCAATCATGACTTTTCAACACTCGAACAGGATTATAAACTAGCTAATTCTCTCAGTTTATATAAGACTAAAAAAGATTCTTTCCAGGAATTAAAAGCTGTTTTTGTAGCCCTGACAGTATAA
- a CDS encoding FAD-dependent oxidoreductase has translation MVKIVPNQHNDVNILVIGAGVSGLTTAICLREAGFNVIIIADRFAPDLTSVVAGALWEWPPAVCGRHGTPRSLERSNGV, from the coding sequence ATGGTAAAGATAGTGCCAAACCAACATAATGATGTCAATATTTTAGTAATTGGGGCAGGGGTAAGCGGTCTAACAACCGCTATCTGTCTGAGAGAAGCTGGTTTTAATGTGATTATTATTGCAGACCGTTTCGCCCCTGATTTAACCTCTGTTGTCGCAGGTGCGTTGTGGGAATGGCCACCAGCGGTTTGTGGTCGTCATGGGACTCCTAGATCCCTGGAACGCTCCAATGGTGTATGA
- a CDS encoding transposase family protein, which yields MLKLDRVLNQERVIIRTKTRAGKVHDKRLLHESEIVQYIPDEVAIEGDLGFHGLEKEFVNVHLPHKKPKGKELTQQQKEENRELSRQRVVCEHAHSGIKRYNCVHSVYRNRVTDFDDQLMLVSAGLWNFYLDAA from the coding sequence ATGTTGAAGTTAGACCGCGTCCTGAATCAAGAACGAGTGATTATTCGGACGAAAACCAGAGCAGGTAAAGTGCATGACAAACGGTTACTCCATGAATCAGAGATAGTGCAATACATTCCTGATGAAGTAGCAATAGAGGGAGATTTGGGTTTTCATGGGTTGGAGAAAGAATTTGTCAATGTCCATTTACCACACAAGAAACCGAAAGGTAAGGAGTTAACACAGCAGCAAAAGGAGGAGAATCGAGAACTCAGTCGTCAGCGAGTTGTGTGTGAGCACGCTCACTCTGGAATTAAGAGATATAACTGTGTACATTCTGTATATAGGAATCGTGTGACCGATTTTGATGATCAATTGATGTTGGTCAGTGCAGGGCTATGGAACTTCTATTTAGATGCAGCATAA
- a CDS encoding DUF29 domain-containing protein, translating to MNATNYDEDIVAWANQQAKFIRSRQFHLLDLEHIAEEIEDVGKSEQRELASRMAVLLCHLLKWQYQPLLRGSSWQATIRTQRDRIRCRLQKTPSLKTCLQDPEWWLDAWADAKDAASQQTSIAYDQFPEQFPWDGDRILTENWFPELEEGEEYYESL from the coding sequence ATGAATGCTACCAACTATGATGAGGATATTGTCGCTTGGGCAAATCAACAGGCTAAATTTATACGCAGTCGCCAATTTCACTTGCTTGACCTGGAGCATATTGCGGAGGAAATAGAGGATGTGGGTAAGAGCGAACAAAGGGAACTAGCTAGTCGCATGGCTGTCTTGTTATGTCATCTCCTTAAATGGCAGTATCAACCTTTGCTCAGGGGGTCCAGTTGGCAAGCAACAATTAGAACCCAACGGGACCGTATTAGATGTCGCTTGCAGAAAACGCCTAGCTTAAAAACTTGTTTACAAGACCCAGAGTGGTGGTTAGATGCTTGGGCAGATGCAAAAGATGCTGCAAGCCAACAAACCTCTATTGCTTATGACCAGTTCCCTGAACAATTCCCCTGGGATGGCGATCGCATACTAACGGAAAACTGGTTTCCGGAACTTGAGGAAGGTGAAGAATACTATGAGTCTTTATGA
- a CDS encoding DUF29 domain-containing protein, with protein MSLYETDFYAWTQHQAKAIKEGKWECLDLPNLWEEIEALGRREKKELRNRLGVLLGHLLKWEYQAKFRGNSWLATVREQRREIKVLLEENPSLKPYTKEVLLAAYQNGLDLAVRETGFSYDLFPQSCPYSWEQTLDGDFFPTERTK; from the coding sequence ATGAGTCTTTATGAAACGGATTTTTATGCATGGACGCAACATCAAGCTAAGGCTATAAAAGAGGGTAAATGGGAATGTTTGGATTTACCAAACCTGTGGGAGGAGATAGAAGCTTTGGGGAGAAGGGAAAAAAAGGAGCTGAGAAACCGCTTGGGAGTTTTACTGGGACATCTGCTCAAATGGGAGTATCAAGCAAAATTCAGAGGTAATAGCTGGTTAGCGACGGTTCGAGAGCAAAGAAGAGAAATAAAAGTCCTTTTGGAAGAGAATCCCAGTCTCAAACCATATACCAAAGAAGTCCTTCTTGCAGCATATCAAAATGGGTTAGACCTAGCTGTACGTGAAACCGGGTTTTCTTATGACCTTTTTCCCCAATCCTGTCCTTATTCCTGGGAACAAACTTTGGATGGAGACTTTTTTCCCACAGAGAGGACGAAGTAA
- a CDS encoding DNA adenine methylase, with protein sequence MSLFNPAFAQNPKPFLKWVGGKTQLINELDKLISYHISKYNTYTYIEPFVGGGAVLFYILSNFPQINNIIINDINSNLISTYKLIKEDYRKLVLVLAEIEKTYYNLTSLENKQQFYLAKRDEFNQEDSEFSPVNKTALMLFLNKTCFNGLYRVNKKGKFNVPFGKYKEPKICNVDNIVSVHYHLQNVKIFQGDFTETIRYAQQPTLFYLDPPYKPINDTSAFTSYSLENFNDQDQLRLKNFCDQIHVNGHYFILSNSDVKNFNHENTFFDDLYQGYNIKRVKARRNINSKGDCRGELFELLISNF encoded by the coding sequence ATGTCTTTATTTAATCCAGCTTTTGCACAAAATCCTAAACCATTTCTTAAATGGGTAGGTGGTAAGACTCAATTAATTAATGAACTTGATAAACTAATTAGTTATCATATATCTAAGTATAATACTTATACTTACATTGAACCATTTGTTGGTGGGGGGGCAGTATTATTTTATATTTTATCAAATTTTCCTCAAATAAATAACATTATTATCAATGATATTAATTCAAATTTAATAAGTACCTACAAGCTAATAAAGGAGGATTACAGGAAATTAGTTTTAGTGCTGGCAGAAATTGAAAAAACTTATTATAATCTCACCTCACTTGAGAATAAACAACAATTTTACTTAGCCAAAAGAGATGAGTTTAATCAAGAGGATAGTGAATTTTCTCCAGTTAATAAAACTGCTCTAATGCTGTTTTTAAATAAAACTTGTTTTAATGGTTTATATCGAGTTAATAAAAAAGGTAAGTTTAATGTACCTTTTGGCAAGTATAAAGAACCTAAAATTTGTAATGTAGATAATATTGTTTCGGTCCATTACCATTTACAAAATGTTAAAATTTTTCAAGGGGATTTTACAGAAACTATAAGATATGCCCAACAACCGACCCTATTTTATTTGGATCCTCCTTATAAACCGATTAATGATACTTCGGCATTTACATCCTACTCTTTGGAAAATTTCAATGACCAAGATCAACTTAGACTTAAAAATTTTTGCGATCAAATACATGTCAATGGACATTATTTTATATTGAGCAATTCAGATGTTAAAAATTTTAATCATGAAAATACTTTTTTTGATGACCTTTATCAAGGTTACAATATTAAGCGAGTGAAAGCCAGACGGAATATTAATTCTAAAGGTGATTGTCGGGGTGAATTGTTTGAATTGCTAATTAGTAATTTCTAA
- a CDS encoding DUF58 domain-containing protein, with the protein MIPAKKVYFLLGLGIVISPILSVIVGIYQSITFTLLFDLVVMGLMVIDCFNIRRHRVKISRQLPLRLSIGRDNLVILNVESGNVNSAIQIRDYYPTEFPVSTSNLTVNLPPNHTQEVKYTIRPNQRGEFWWGNIQVRQLGNWALGWDNWQIPQKTMVKVYPDLLGLRSLAIRLTLQSSGSITKLRQQGMGTEFAELRNYCMGDDLRLIDWKATARRAYGNMSPLVRVLDPEQEQTLLILLDRGRLMTANVQGLKRYDWGLNTTLSLALAGLHRGDRVGVGVFDSQVHTWIPPERGQNHLNRLIDRLTPIEPVLVESDYLNAITYVVKQQTRRCLVVLITDLVDVTASRELLVALCKLVPQYLPFCVTLRDPGIDQIAHTFSQDLTQAYNRAVSLDLISQREIAFAQLKQQGVLVLDAPANQISEQLVERYLQIKAKNQI; encoded by the coding sequence ATGATTCCAGCTAAAAAAGTTTATTTCTTATTGGGTTTAGGAATAGTGATTTCACCCATCTTATCAGTGATTGTGGGTATTTACCAGAGTATTACCTTTACCCTGTTATTTGATTTGGTGGTCATGGGACTGATGGTGATTGACTGCTTCAATATCAGAAGACATCGGGTGAAAATTAGTCGTCAACTACCTCTACGTTTATCTATTGGACGTGACAATTTAGTAATATTGAATGTAGAGTCTGGGAATGTCAATAGTGCTATTCAAATTCGTGATTACTATCCCACAGAATTTCCCGTATCCACATCTAACCTCACAGTTAACCTTCCCCCAAATCATACTCAGGAAGTAAAATACACCATTAGACCCAATCAACGGGGAGAATTTTGGTGGGGAAATATTCAAGTTCGACAGTTGGGAAATTGGGCTCTAGGGTGGGACAATTGGCAAATTCCCCAAAAAACTATGGTTAAGGTATATCCTGATTTGTTAGGACTCAGATCCCTCGCTATTCGTTTAACCCTACAATCTTCTGGATCTATCACTAAATTGCGTCAACAGGGAATGGGAACGGAATTTGCTGAACTCCGTAATTACTGCATGGGGGATGACCTGCGGTTAATTGATTGGAAAGCCACAGCTAGACGTGCTTATGGAAATATGAGTCCCCTAGTAAGAGTTCTGGATCCAGAACAGGAACAAACCTTGCTTATATTACTAGATCGTGGTAGATTAATGACAGCTAATGTACAAGGGTTAAAACGATATGATTGGGGTTTAAATACCACATTGTCTTTGGCATTAGCAGGATTACATAGGGGCGATCGCGTAGGGGTGGGGGTATTTGACTCCCAGGTGCACACCTGGATACCTCCCGAACGAGGACAAAATCACCTCAATCGACTTATAGACAGACTTACACCTATTGAACCAGTATTAGTGGAGTCTGATTATTTAAATGCCATTACCTACGTAGTAAAACAACAGACTCGTAGATGTCTAGTAGTGTTAATTACTGATTTAGTCGATGTTACTGCTTCCCGTGAACTACTAGTAGCGCTATGTAAACTAGTGCCTCAATATCTACCTTTTTGTGTAACACTCAGGGATCCTGGGATTGATCAAATAGCCCATACTTTTAGTCAAGACTTAACACAGGCTTATAATCGAGCTGTTTCTTTAGACTTAATATCACAAAGAGAAATTGCTTTTGCCCAGTTGAAACAACAGGGGGTTTTAGTGCTGGATGCACCAGCAAATCAAATTTCCGAGCAGTTGGTGGAAAGGTACTTACAAATCAAAGCCAAAAATCAGATATAA